AGCGTGACCGCGGCCCCGACGAGCGGGACCCACCAGCCTCGCCGTCCGCTGCGCAGCCGGCGGATCGAGAAGTAGGCGGTGAACGACCAGCCCGCTGCCAGCACGACGGCGGCGATCGTCCCCCAGAGCTTGCCCTGCGCGAAGTTCGTGAACTCCCCGTCTGCGCCGACGGCTCGCAGCACCTCGTTCATCGCGGTGGAGAAGTCGAGGTAGGACAGTCCGGTGACGACGACGTTGACGAGGCCGTAGGCGAGCAGCGCGATCGTCACGAAACGGTCGACCGGGCTCGAGCCCGCGCGACGTGGCTCAGTGGTCGGCGCTTCCGGCACGACGGGCGACTCGGCCGCGACCGGCATCGCGTCCAGCGGCGGCAGGCCTGCTGCCTTGCGCTGCTCCTCGAGGGTGGCGATCTCGCCGTACTGCGGCCGTTCGTCCGTCATGACGACATGCTATCCGCCGGGCCTCTGCGCGGCTCTCAGGATGATGCCGCGGAAACATGATGGCGGCCCCGGAGAAGTGGGGACTTCGCGGGGCCGCGGACTCGGAACGCTGGGGACGTTCGTCATCCAAGTGGGTTGAGAAACGCTGGGGACGTTTCACCACCTGTAGCGCCGAATGCACAGACGACTACAACTCACACTGTAGGAAAGCGCGTGCCGACACGCTAGAGGTATTTCTTCAGATAGTGAAACAACATCCTGCCCGCTGAACTACGGCAGGTTCACTCGGAGGCACTCGCCGACGGCTCGCTGCCCGCCAGTGCATCCGCGCCGAGCTGCAGAGACAGGCGCCGCGCGGCCTGCTGAAGCTTGCCGATGAGGCCGCGATCGAGCACGGCCTGGTCGGCCGGGAGCGAGATCGCGAGCGACGCCACCACGTCCGGCGCGATGACGGGGACGGCGATGCAGGCGTTGCCGATCGCATACTCCTCGCGGTCGACTGCGAAGCCCGGGGACTGCTCCAGGTGGGTCAGCAGCGTCCGCCGATCGCTGATCGTGCGCGGCGTGAGCTCTTCGAGCCGGTGCCTGGCGAGGTAGTCCAGGCGCTCGTCGTCGCTGAGGTCGGTGAGGATCTGCTTCCCGAGCGCCGTGGCGTGCGCGCTGGACTCCAGCCCCACCCACAGCTCGATCCGGGGATTGCGCACCGCATCGACGATGTCGACGAGGTGCAGTTCGCCGTCCCGATACCGGGACAGGTAGGCGGTCGCTCCCAGCTCCTCGGTCACGTCACGGAGCGCCGCGCGCACTCGCGCGAGGAAGATCCCTCTCGCGCCCGAGTCCGCCTGGAACGCCGGAAACCGGGAGCCGAGCACGAGGCCGTCCGGTTCGCTGCTCAGGTATCCCTCATGGACCAGCGTGCGCACGAGGTTGTAGGTCGTGCCCTGAGTGAGTCCGGTGATGGCGGACAGCATCTTCACCGGCAGAGGTCGCGGCGAGTTCGCCACGATGTCCACGAGCCGCAGAGCACGTTGAACGGACCCGATGAGGGTCGGCTCGGCCTCTGCGGCGCTCACCGTCTAGGCGCTTCCACCAGACGCGCGTCCCCCAGCGCCCGGGCGTCGCGCTGGCCGGAGGCATCCTGGCGCAGCTCCTTCGGAAGGGAGAACATGAGGTCCTCCTCCGCCGTCTTGACCTCTTCGACGTCTCGGTAGCCGGCGCCGTCGAGAGCGTCGAGCACCTCCCGCACGAGCACCTCGGGAACGGATGCGCCGCTGGTCACCCCGACCGTGGCGACGCCGTCGAGCCACTCCTGCTTGACCTCTTCGGCGTAGTCCACCCGGTACGCCGCCTTGGCGCCGTACTCGAGAGCGACCTCGACCAGGCGCACCGAGTTCGACGAGTTCGCCGAGCCGACGACGATCACGAGGTCGGCGTTCGCGGCGACCTTCTTGATCGCGACCTGGCGGTTCTGCGTCGCGTAGCAGATGTCGTCGGACGGCGGATTGTGCATCTCGGGGAACCGCGTGCGCAGCCGGTTGACGGTCTCCATGGTCTCGTCGACCGACAGCGTGGTCTGCGAGAGCCAGACGACCTTCGAGGGATCCTTCACCTGCACGGTGTCCGCCTCGGCGGGCGAGTTGACGATCGTGACGTGGTCCGGCGCTTCGCCGGCCGTACCCTCGACCTCCTCGTGACCCTCGTGGCCGATGAGCAGGATCTCGAAGTCGTCACGGGCGAAGCGCACGGCCTCGCGGTGCACCTTGGTCACCAGGGGACAGGTCGCATCGATCGCGTGCAGGCCGCGGTCAGCCGCCGCATCGACGACGGCGGGCGAGACTCCGTGAGCGCTGAAGACGACGTGAGCACCCGGCGGCACCTCGTCGACCTCTTCGACGAAAACGGCGCCCTTCTCCTCGAGCTCGGAGACGACGTGGATGTTGTGCACGATCTGCTTGCGCACGTAGACGGGGGCTCCGTAGCGCTCGAGCGCCTTCTCGACCGCGACCACGGCGCGGTCGACGCCGGCGCAGTAGCCGCGGGGAGCGGCGAGCAGAACGCGCTTGTTCCCCACGACCGGGTTATCCTGAAGCCGCCCGGCCGCCCCACGTACTCGTGGGATACGCGGCAGGGGCAGATGAACGGCAGTCGAGGTCACCCTTGAATTCTACCGCCGAGAACCTGAGCAGGAGCGGGAAGGGGACGCCGAGCGCATGACGGTCTTCGAAGCATCCACGCGTCCGGGCGAGACTCCGCCCGCGGATGCCGTGGCTCCCCGCGACTCCACCGCGGACGCGCCGACGTCCGTGGCCCGGCTGAACGGGACCATCCGCGACTTCGTCGCCCGATGGAACACCGTGTGGGTCGAGGGCGAGATCACCTCCTGGAACGTCCGCGGCGGCAACATCTTCGCCCGCCTCAAGGACACCCGGTCCGACGCGCAGATCTCCATCAGGATCTGGTCGAGCGTCCGCCCCCGCATCCCCTCCGATCTCGCCGTCGGCGATCATGTGGTCGCGGCGGTCAAGGCCGACTACTTCGTCAAGGCGGGCGACTTCAGCTTCGCTGTGTCGGCGATGAAGCACGTCGGTCTCGGCGATCAGCTCGAACGCCTCGAGAAGCTGCGACTGCAGCTGCGCCAGGAGGGCCTCTTCGATGCATCCCGCAAGAAGCGGCTGCCCTTCCTGCCGCACGTGATCGGGCTGATCACCGGTGAGAAGTCGGATGCCGAGAAGGACGTGCACCGCAACGCCGAGCTGCGGTGGCCCCAGGTCCGCTTCCGCACGGAGTACGCCGCCGTACAGGGCGACCGCTGCGTCCCCGACACGCTCGCGGCACTCGCCAGGCTCGACGCCGACCCCGATGTCGACGTGATCGTCATCGCCCGCGGTGGCGGCGACCCGCAGACGCTTCTCGGCTTCAGCGATGAACGCCTCGTGCGCGCCGTGGCAGCAGCCTCGACTCCCGTCGTCAGCGCGATCGGCCATGAGAACGACCATCCGCTTCTCGACGACGTCGCCGACCTCCGCGCCTCCACACCCACCGATGCCGCCAAGCGGATCGTGCCGGACGTCAGCGAGCAGCGGGCCCTGATCGCGCAGTTGCGGTCAAGAGCCACCTCTCGGGTCACCCAGCGCCTGTCGCACGACATCGCCCAGCTGGAGCAGCTGCGGTCCCGTCCGGCACT
This genomic interval from Microbacterium hydrocarbonoxydans contains the following:
- a CDS encoding IclR family transcriptional regulator: MSAAEAEPTLIGSVQRALRLVDIVANSPRPLPVKMLSAITGLTQGTTYNLVRTLVHEGYLSSEPDGLVLGSRFPAFQADSGARGIFLARVRAALRDVTEELGATAYLSRYRDGELHLVDIVDAVRNPRIELWVGLESSAHATALGKQILTDLSDDERLDYLARHRLEELTPRTISDRRTLLTHLEQSPGFAVDREEYAIGNACIAVPVIAPDVVASLAISLPADQAVLDRGLIGKLQQAARRLSLQLGADALAGSEPSASASE
- a CDS encoding DUF6264 family protein, whose protein sequence is MTDERPQYGEIATLEEQRKAAGLPPLDAMPVAAESPVVPEAPTTEPRRAGSSPVDRFVTIALLAYGLVNVVVTGLSYLDFSTAMNEVLRAVGADGEFTNFAQGKLWGTIAAVVLAAGWSFTAYFSIRRLRSGRRGWWVPLVGAAVTLFVASICVAIPLMNDPAFIAFMDTMAAR
- a CDS encoding 4-hydroxy-3-methylbut-2-enyl diphosphate reductase; this encodes MTSTAVHLPLPRIPRVRGAAGRLQDNPVVGNKRVLLAAPRGYCAGVDRAVVAVEKALERYGAPVYVRKQIVHNIHVVSELEEKGAVFVEEVDEVPPGAHVVFSAHGVSPAVVDAAADRGLHAIDATCPLVTKVHREAVRFARDDFEILLIGHEGHEEVEGTAGEAPDHVTIVNSPAEADTVQVKDPSKVVWLSQTTLSVDETMETVNRLRTRFPEMHNPPSDDICYATQNRQVAIKKVAANADLVIVVGSANSSNSVRLVEVALEYGAKAAYRVDYAEEVKQEWLDGVATVGVTSGASVPEVLVREVLDALDGAGYRDVEEVKTAEEDLMFSLPKELRQDASGQRDARALGDARLVEAPRR
- the xseA gene encoding exodeoxyribonuclease VII large subunit, with product MTVFEASTRPGETPPADAVAPRDSTADAPTSVARLNGTIRDFVARWNTVWVEGEITSWNVRGGNIFARLKDTRSDAQISIRIWSSVRPRIPSDLAVGDHVVAAVKADYFVKAGDFSFAVSAMKHVGLGDQLERLEKLRLQLRQEGLFDASRKKRLPFLPHVIGLITGEKSDAEKDVHRNAELRWPQVRFRTEYAAVQGDRCVPDTLAALARLDADPDVDVIVIARGGGDPQTLLGFSDERLVRAVAAASTPVVSAIGHENDHPLLDDVADLRASTPTDAAKRIVPDVSEQRALIAQLRSRATSRVTQRLSHDIAQLEQLRSRPALRSHDPIIDSRSQEVWLTLSRGRDTITRRLDAAGRATSELRASLRALSPAATLARGYAIAHLDGGVILRDAADAPAGSALTITVDRGSLAARSEGEIAEESASSSR